DNA sequence from the Chryseobacterium indicum genome:
TAATCTTTCCAGAATGATCTTTTTACAGGTTTCATACTGGAAGTCGAGATAAACAGCACCAATTAAAGCTTCAAATAAATTTCCGGAGATGTTTTCACCTAAAGCTACCACAGAGTTTTGTTTCTGCAGAAGACTGGTAAGTTTTAAATCTTCTCCTAATTTATTAAGATTCTTCCTATTAACAATCTTAGATTTCATCTGCGTCAGATATCCTTCATTGGCTTGAGGATAGGTATGAAACAAATGACAAGAAATAATTGTACCCAAAACAGAATCTCCTAAAAATTCCAGCCTTTCATAATTGCTGTCTTTGTTTTTAGAAGAATTTTTTAAAGAAAAAGCTTCGCGGTAGAGGGCAACATTTTGTACCTCAGTTCCAAGCATTTTGCTGAGTTCAGTAATGAGAAAATAATCTCTCTCCGTTAATTGTCTTTTTCTTTTTTTGAGAAGGAATTTAGAAAAGTATTTCTGTAACTCCATTCAGTAGATTTAGATTTTCTTAAATAGAACGCAGGCATTGTGCCCACCAAACCCAAAAGTATTACTCATGGCTACTTTTACATCTTTCTTAGCAGCTTCGTTGAATGTGAAATTCAGTCTGCTATCGATATTTTCATCATCAGTAAAATGGTTGATGGTAGGAGGAACAATACCATGAATAATAGTTCCTAACGCAGCAATAGCCTCAATAACTCCTGCAGCACCCAAAAGGTGGCCGGTCATTGATTTTGTAGAATTAATCTGAATGTCGAAAGCATGTTCTCCCAATAATTTTGAAATAGCATTGGATTCTGCAATATCTCCTAATGGAGTAGATGTACCATGCATATTGATGTGATCTACTTCATCAGCAGTTAATCCTGCATCTTCCAGACAGTTCTTCATTACGAGATAAGCTCCTAAACCTTCAGGATGCGGTGCCGTCATGTGATGTGCATCTGCACTCAGACCACCGCCTTTTAATTCTGCGTAAATTGTAGCCCCACGTTTTACAGCGTGCTCATATTCTTCAAGAACGATACATCCTGCTCCTTCACCAAGCACAAATCCATCTCTGTCTTTGTCGAAAGGTCTTGAAGCCGTTTTAGGATCATCATTTCTTGTAGAAAGTGCCATCATTGCATTGAATCCACCGACACCACTTGCTGTAACGGCTGCTTCAGAGCCTCCACATACAATTACATCTGCTTTTCCAAGCTGGATCAGCATTTTGGAATCAATTAAAGCGTTTGCAGAAGATGCGCATGCAGAAACAGTAGTATAATTAGGACCATGGAAACCATATTCAATAGAAATATGCCCTGGTGTAATATCCGCAATCATTTTAGGGATAAAGAACGGGTTGAATCTCGGGATTTCTGTGTTTGCCCATCCTAAAACTTCAGTTTCAAAAGTCTCTAAACCTCCGATTCCTGAACCCCAGATTACGCCGACTCTGTTTTTGTCTACATTGTCTTCAATAATTCTTGAGTGCGTTACTGCTTCTCTTGCAGCAACAAGCCCAAGCTGTGTATTCCTATCCATTTTTTTAGCCTCTTTCTTATCGAAATGGTCTAAAGGATTGAAATTTTTAACTTCGCAAGCGAACTTAGTTTTAAAGTTTGTGGCATCAAAAAGAGTAATAGGAGCAGCTCCGCTCTCACCTTTTACAAGATTTTCCCAGTATTCTTTTGCATTATTTCCAATTGGTGTTATTGCTCCAAAACCGGTTACAACTACTCTTTTTAATTCCATAAACTTTGTTTAATTTCTTTTTTGTTGAAGAATATTATTTATTTACTACTTCTTCGATATAAGCGATAGCGTGTCCTACAGTAGTAATTTTTTCTGCTTGATCATCAGGGATTTGAATATTGAATTCTTTTTCAAATTCCATGATAAGTTCAACTGTATCCAATGAATCAGCTCCTAGATCGTTTGTGAAGCTAGCTTCTGGAGTTACTTCTGTTTCTTCAACGTCAAGCTTATCAGCGATGATAGCTTTTAC
Encoded proteins:
- the fabF gene encoding beta-ketoacyl-ACP synthase II — its product is MELKRVVVTGFGAITPIGNNAKEYWENLVKGESGAAPITLFDATNFKTKFACEVKNFNPLDHFDKKEAKKMDRNTQLGLVAAREAVTHSRIIEDNVDKNRVGVIWGSGIGGLETFETEVLGWANTEIPRFNPFFIPKMIADITPGHISIEYGFHGPNYTTVSACASSANALIDSKMLIQLGKADVIVCGGSEAAVTASGVGGFNAMMALSTRNDDPKTASRPFDKDRDGFVLGEGAGCIVLEEYEHAVKRGATIYAELKGGGLSADAHHMTAPHPEGLGAYLVMKNCLEDAGLTADEVDHINMHGTSTPLGDIAESNAISKLLGEHAFDIQINSTKSMTGHLLGAAGVIEAIAALGTIIHGIVPPTINHFTDDENIDSRLNFTFNEAAKKDVKVAMSNTFGFGGHNACVLFKKI
- the rnc gene encoding ribonuclease III — translated: MELQKYFSKFLLKKRKRQLTERDYFLITELSKMLGTEVQNVALYREAFSLKNSSKNKDSNYERLEFLGDSVLGTIISCHLFHTYPQANEGYLTQMKSKIVNRKNLNKLGEDLKLTSLLQKQNSVVALGENISGNLFEALIGAVYLDFQYETCKKIILERLLTPTEINKLENKIVSYKGLLLEWSQKKKLNIKYETCEEIQVNKSIVFRCHVWLGEEKIANATETSKKKAEEKAAQRAFYILNKKENILGNPKTL
- a CDS encoding acyl carrier protein, giving the protein MSDIASRVKAIIADKLDVEETEVTPEASFTNDLGADSLDTVELIMEFEKEFNIQIPDDQAEKITTVGHAIAYIEEVVNK